In Arthrobacter citreus, a single genomic region encodes these proteins:
- a CDS encoding ABC transporter ATP-binding protein, translating into MRDEKKINKKSDWRNFISLIKNANPPKWMFGIGVSLSVVTTLVGLLLPLLTKKFVDGFSISSLSAGQIAIFAAVLIIQAVSSAASIYLLSRVGNTVVANVRQRLWKKMVVLPISYFDETQTGENVSRVTNDTAILKGLITQHITNFLTGIISIIGSFTLLLILDWRMTLVTFSIIPVITLIFIPIGKQMSKLSKATQDETAKFTSLISQVFSEIRLVKVSNAESVEITKGNKGISNLLSFGIKEGKFQSLIGPIVSFVLMLILVVIIGYGGVRVSSGAITAGALVAYILYLFQIIFPVTQITQFFTELQKTKGATERMINILEHEEEDYDSGNEEINMNLPITINKLHFAYKEEEMLSNLNFTITSGKVTAIVGPSGSGKTTLFSLIERFYSPKTGEIKVGKHSIDRYNLESWRKQIGYVAQESPLIVGTIRDNICYGIKREVSDKELAYVSAMAYVDQFVNDLPKGFDTEVGERGIKLSGGQRQRIGIARALLRNPKLLMLDEATSNLDSRSELVVQNALSNLMQGRTTLVIAHRLSTVIDADQIVFLDKGKITGIGTHEELYNTHLMYREFADQQLRVNSVV; encoded by the coding sequence ATGAGAGACGAAAAAAAAATAAATAAAAAAAGTGATTGGAGAAACTTTATCTCTCTAATAAAAAACGCAAACCCTCCAAAATGGATGTTTGGGATAGGGGTTTCACTAAGTGTAGTGACTACTTTGGTAGGATTACTATTGCCCCTCCTAACAAAAAAGTTTGTAGATGGCTTTTCAATATCATCATTAAGTGCAGGGCAAATAGCAATTTTTGCAGCGGTCCTAATAATACAAGCAGTATCATCTGCAGCTTCTATCTATTTACTTAGTAGAGTGGGAAATACAGTTGTTGCAAATGTAAGACAACGATTATGGAAAAAGATGGTTGTGCTCCCAATTTCATATTTCGATGAGACACAGACTGGTGAAAACGTTAGTCGAGTTACGAATGATACCGCAATATTAAAAGGGCTAATTACACAGCATATTACCAATTTTTTAACAGGTATTATATCAATTATCGGATCTTTTACACTTTTACTAATACTAGATTGGAGAATGACCTTAGTAACATTCAGTATTATACCTGTTATTACGTTGATTTTTATTCCAATCGGAAAACAGATGTCAAAGCTATCAAAGGCAACTCAAGATGAGACAGCAAAATTCACATCATTAATTAGCCAAGTTTTTTCTGAAATTAGACTAGTAAAAGTTTCAAATGCGGAATCTGTCGAAATTACAAAAGGCAATAAGGGGATTAGTAACTTATTATCTTTTGGAATTAAGGAAGGTAAGTTTCAATCGTTAATAGGACCTATTGTTTCCTTTGTTTTAATGTTGATTCTAGTAGTCATAATTGGATACGGCGGGGTTAGAGTTTCTTCTGGAGCAATTACTGCAGGAGCATTAGTAGCGTATATACTATATTTATTCCAAATAATCTTCCCGGTAACGCAAATTACACAATTCTTTACTGAGCTTCAAAAAACGAAGGGAGCTACAGAAAGAATGATTAATATATTGGAACATGAAGAAGAAGATTATGATTCTGGAAATGAAGAAATTAATATGAACTTACCAATAACTATTAATAAACTGCACTTTGCATATAAAGAAGAGGAGATGTTATCAAATCTTAACTTTACGATTACTTCAGGTAAAGTCACAGCAATTGTAGGACCAAGTGGTAGTGGAAAAACAACACTTTTCTCACTTATTGAAAGATTTTATTCTCCTAAAACCGGCGAAATAAAAGTTGGTAAGCATTCAATAGATCGCTATAACTTAGAAAGTTGGAGAAAGCAAATAGGATATGTAGCACAAGAAAGTCCATTAATTGTAGGAACTATTAGGGATAACATATGTTATGGGATTAAAAGAGAAGTATCCGATAAAGAATTGGCCTATGTGTCAGCAATGGCTTATGTAGATCAATTTGTTAATGATTTACCTAAAGGGTTTGATACCGAAGTTGGAGAAAGAGGTATAAAACTGTCGGGAGGACAAAGACAGCGAATAGGAATTGCTCGTGCCTTATTAAGAAATCCTAAGTTATTAATGTTAGATGAGGCAACTTCGAATTTGGATAGTAGATCCGAGTTAGTAGTACAAAATGCGCTTTCTAATTTAATGCAAGGTAGAACGACTTTAGTTATTGCCCATCGTTTATCGACAGTTATAGATGCCGATCAAATTGTCTTTTTAGATAAAGGAAAAATAACGGGCATTGGAACACATGAAGAATTATATAATACCCATCTTATGTATAGAGAGTTTGCTGATCAACAATTAAGAGTAAATAGTGTTGTATAA
- a CDS encoding response regulator transcription factor — MTSILIVDDDPHIRKLLNVLLRNEGFTVFEATNGIEAITVFEDNKIDMLIIDLMMPKMDGFELCREIRNEADLPIIMLTAKGETEQKVKGFKLGTDDYIVKPFEPVELVVRVKALLRRSKISSSKIVQIGNLTIDHGNYKVLIGNQGINMPLKELELLFTLASSLGRTYSREQLIENIWGFDYAGDERTVDVHIKRLRERFPEKEFGFKISTVWGLGYRMELVK, encoded by the coding sequence ATGACTAGTATTTTAATTGTAGACGATGATCCACATATTCGAAAATTATTGAACGTACTGTTACGGAATGAAGGCTTCACTGTTTTTGAAGCTACAAACGGTATTGAAGCAATTACTGTTTTTGAAGATAATAAAATTGATATGTTAATTATAGACTTAATGATGCCAAAGATGGATGGATTTGAGCTTTGTCGTGAAATTAGAAACGAGGCCGATCTTCCTATTATTATGCTAACTGCAAAAGGTGAGACTGAACAAAAAGTTAAAGGATTTAAACTAGGAACCGATGACTATATTGTAAAACCATTTGAACCAGTTGAATTAGTTGTAAGAGTAAAGGCCTTATTAAGGAGATCGAAAATTTCTTCATCAAAAATCGTACAAATAGGTAATTTAACGATTGATCATGGCAATTATAAAGTTCTTATTGGAAATCAGGGAATTAATATGCCTTTGAAGGAACTAGAGCTTTTATTTACTTTAGCAAGTTCATTAGGAAGGACTTATTCAAGAGAACAATTAATTGAAAATATTTGGGGATTCGATTACGCAGGAGATGAAAGAACAGTAGATGTTCATATTAAACGTCTAAGAGAAAGATTTCCCGAGAAAGAATTTGGTTTTAAAATATCCACTGTATGGGGATTAGGGTATCGAATGGAGTTAGTAAAATGA
- a CDS encoding HAMP domain-containing protein, which translates to MKILKKIRDIIGAILLLTTAITVGSIITHYLTGYFFEHYKTNLSEITIQIINTFVTFLLLMLAGGTFGRVFHHPKQMRMVKEIMQAIRSISRGEFNVSVDFEKVRNAFGGEIGQIIDGFNNMALNLNQMENMRQEFISNVSHEIQSPLTSIKGFAKVLQNEELPLEERKQYLNIIEFESTRLSKLSDNLLKLTSLESQNQPIEKNRFSLNSQLMYSLLSCEPQIVEKNINMHVNLSKIDVIGDEALLNQVWMNLITNSIKFTPNDGDIFINAKQENDKVIIKVQDTGIGISDEEQMHIFERFYKADKSRDRTTVGNGLGLSIVKKIVEMHNGIVYVESELGQGSLFIVELPTAVE; encoded by the coding sequence ATGAAGATACTTAAAAAAATTAGAGATATTATAGGGGCTATATTATTACTAACGACTGCCATAACAGTTGGTAGCATTATAACGCACTATTTAACCGGATATTTTTTTGAGCACTACAAAACTAATCTTTCTGAAATAACAATACAAATTATAAATACATTTGTAACCTTTCTATTATTAATGTTAGCGGGAGGAACGTTTGGTAGAGTTTTCCATCACCCGAAACAAATGAGAATGGTAAAGGAAATTATGCAAGCAATTAGAAGCATTTCCAGAGGAGAGTTTAATGTATCGGTGGATTTTGAGAAAGTTAGAAATGCTTTCGGAGGAGAAATCGGTCAAATAATAGATGGCTTTAATAATATGGCATTGAACTTAAACCAAATGGAAAATATGAGGCAAGAGTTTATTTCAAATGTTTCGCATGAGATTCAATCACCTTTAACATCTATTAAAGGATTTGCGAAAGTACTACAAAATGAAGAATTGCCTTTAGAGGAACGAAAACAATATTTGAATATTATTGAATTTGAAAGCACACGATTATCAAAGCTTAGTGATAATCTCTTAAAGTTAACCTCATTAGAATCACAGAACCAGCCTATAGAGAAGAATCGTTTTTCATTAAATAGTCAACTTATGTACTCGTTGTTAAGCTGCGAACCACAAATAGTAGAAAAAAACATTAATATGCATGTTAATCTCAGTAAAATCGATGTGATTGGTGATGAGGCCCTTTTAAATCAAGTTTGGATGAACCTAATTACTAATAGTATAAAGTTTACACCTAATGATGGTGATATCTTTATTAATGCAAAACAAGAAAATGATAAGGTAATTATAAAAGTGCAAGATACTGGAATCGGTATATCTGATGAAGAGCAAATGCATATTTTTGAAAGATTTTATAAAGCTGATAAATCAAGAGACCGGACAACAGTTGGAAATGGGTTGGGTTTATCAATCGTAAAAAAAATAGTTGAGATGCATAATGGGATAGTTTATGTAGAAAGTGAACTAGGGCAAGGATCATTGTTTATTGTAGAACTACCTACAGCAGTGGAATAA
- the guaB gene encoding IMP dehydrogenase yields the protein MWESKFVKEGLTFDDVLLVPAKSEVLPNQVDVSVRLTEKIQLNIPLISAGMDTVTEAEMAIAMARQGGLGIIHKNMSIEEQAEQVDKVKRSESGVIDDPFFLTPSHKVADAEYLMGKYRISGVPIVDDTENRKLVGILTNRDLRFIQDYSIVISDVMTKENLVTAPVGTTLAEAEQILQKHKIEKLPLVNEDGTLKGLITIKDIEKVIEFPNSAKDQQGRLLVGAAVGVTKDALQRVEFLVKANVDVIVIDTAHGHSKGVIEKVKEIRSKFPELAIIAGNVATGEATKELIEAGADIVKVGIGPGSICTTRVVAGVGVPQLTAVYDCASVAREYGVPIIADGGIKYSGDIVKALAAGGHVVMLGSMFAGVQESPGETEIYQGRQFKVYRGMGSVGAMERGSKDRYFQEGNKKLVPEGIEGRVPYKGPLADTVHQLIGGIRSGMGYCGTATLKDLRDNAQFIRMSGAGLRESHPHDVQITKEAPNYSL from the coding sequence ATGTGGGAATCAAAATTCGTAAAAGAAGGACTTACTTTTGATGATGTTTTATTAGTTCCAGCCAAATCTGAAGTACTTCCAAATCAAGTTGATGTAAGTGTAAGATTAACGGAAAAAATTCAATTAAATATTCCATTAATCAGTGCAGGAATGGATACAGTTACAGAAGCAGAAATGGCTATTGCGATGGCTAGACAGGGTGGACTTGGTATCATTCACAAAAATATGTCTATCGAAGAACAAGCTGAGCAAGTAGATAAAGTAAAGCGTTCTGAAAGTGGCGTAATTGATGATCCATTTTTCTTAACACCATCTCATAAAGTAGCAGACGCTGAATATTTAATGGGTAAATACCGTATTTCAGGTGTACCTATCGTAGATGATACAGAAAATAGAAAGTTAGTCGGTATATTAACAAATCGTGATTTACGTTTTATTCAAGATTACTCAATTGTTATTTCAGACGTTATGACAAAAGAAAATCTAGTGACAGCTCCTGTTGGGACAACACTTGCAGAAGCAGAACAAATTCTTCAAAAACATAAAATTGAAAAGTTACCCCTAGTTAATGAAGATGGCACATTAAAAGGCCTAATCACAATTAAGGACATTGAGAAAGTAATTGAGTTTCCAAACTCAGCAAAAGATCAACAAGGTCGCTTACTTGTAGGTGCAGCAGTAGGAGTTACAAAAGATGCTCTTCAACGAGTTGAGTTTTTAGTAAAAGCTAATGTTGATGTGATTGTAATTGATACAGCTCATGGTCATTCTAAGGGTGTTATTGAGAAAGTAAAAGAGATTAGAAGCAAGTTCCCAGAATTAGCAATAATCGCTGGAAATGTAGCAACTGGTGAAGCTACTAAGGAACTTATTGAAGCCGGTGCAGATATTGTAAAAGTTGGTATTGGACCAGGTTCAATCTGTACTACTCGTGTTGTAGCTGGAGTAGGTGTTCCTCAACTAACTGCAGTTTATGATTGTGCTTCTGTTGCTAGAGAATACGGAGTACCTATAATCGCAGATGGCGGTATTAAGTATTCTGGAGATATCGTAAAAGCTCTTGCAGCTGGTGGACATGTGGTTATGTTAGGAAGTATGTTTGCCGGTGTACAAGAAAGTCCTGGTGAGACAGAAATCTACCAAGGAAGACAATTTAAAGTATACCGTGGTATGGGTTCTGTAGGCGCAATGGAAAGAGGAAGTAAAGATCGTTATTTCCAAGAAGGTAATAAAAAACTAGTTCCTGAAGGTATTGAAGGTCGAGTTCCTTATAAAGGACCGTTAGCGGATACTGTACACCAATTAATCGGAGGAATAAGATCTGGTATGGGTTACTGTGGTACAGCTACATTAAAAGACTTAAGGGATAATGCACAGTTTATTCGTATGTCTGGTGCTGGATTACGCGAAAGTCATCCACATGATGTTCAAATAACAAAAGAAGCACCCAATTACTCATTATAA
- a CDS encoding D-alanyl-D-alanine carboxypeptidase, whose product MNLKPAAAAEDVLGVQAKAAILVDANSGKILYEKNSNAPLPIASMSKMMTEYLVNEAIKNGKISWDEKVTVSEYAHKISQNTGLSNVPLELGGKYTVRELYEAAAIYSANGATIALAEKIGGSEKNFVQLMNDKAKQLDLGDVKFVNATGLVNKDLQGMQPEGTSLTDENIMSANGVAKLAYNLIKTYPEVLQTSSIPKKTFQEGGKYPVKMDNWNWMLPGLVFAYPGMDGLKTGSTDSAGFCFAGTAKRNGQRYITVVMGANSYNSRFSETAKLMDYGFGNFDKTTIVSKGQTVKGNKTVKVTKGKDKEVKVVAKDDITLAIKRGEAKNYKATIQLSGKAIDKNGNIIAPIKKGTKVGEIVIKSSKGDDLGYITSKNQSFDLVADKSVDKANWFVLSFRGIGSFFGNLWDSIVGGIGGLFK is encoded by the coding sequence ATGAATTTAAAGCCTGCTGCTGCTGCTGAAGATGTTTTAGGCGTTCAAGCTAAGGCTGCGATTTTAGTCGATGCAAATTCAGGGAAAATATTATATGAAAAAAATTCAAATGCTCCACTACCGATTGCAAGTATGTCAAAAATGATGACTGAATATCTGGTTAATGAAGCGATTAAAAATGGCAAAATTTCGTGGGATGAGAAAGTAACAGTTTCTGAATATGCCCATAAAATCTCTCAAAATACAGGGTTATCAAACGTGCCTCTTGAATTGGGCGGTAAGTATACAGTACGTGAACTATACGAAGCAGCTGCTATTTACTCTGCAAATGGTGCGACAATTGCACTAGCAGAAAAAATTGGTGGATCTGAGAAAAACTTCGTACAATTAATGAACGATAAAGCAAAACAACTAGACTTAGGAGACGTTAAATTCGTTAATGCTACTGGTTTAGTAAATAAAGACTTACAAGGTATGCAACCAGAAGGAACTTCTCTAACTGATGAAAATATTATGTCAGCGAACGGTGTAGCAAAATTAGCTTATAATCTAATTAAAACTTATCCAGAAGTACTTCAAACATCTTCAATTCCAAAGAAAACATTCCAAGAAGGTGGAAAGTATCCAGTAAAAATGGATAACTGGAACTGGATGTTACCAGGATTAGTATTCGCTTATCCAGGTATGGATGGATTAAAAACGGGTTCTACAGATTCAGCTGGCTTCTGTTTCGCTGGAACTGCAAAAAGAAATGGTCAACGTTATATTACTGTTGTAATGGGAGCTAATTCATATAACTCTCGGTTTAGTGAAACTGCTAAATTAATGGATTATGGGTTCGGTAACTTTGATAAGACTACAATTGTTTCAAAAGGACAAACTGTAAAAGGTAATAAAACTGTTAAAGTAACTAAAGGTAAAGATAAAGAAGTAAAAGTAGTAGCAAAAGATGATATTACTTTAGCTATAAAACGTGGTGAAGCTAAAAACTACAAAGCCACTATCCAATTATCAGGTAAGGCAATCGATAAAAATGGAAATATTATTGCTCCAATTAAAAAAGGAACAAAGGTTGGAGAAATCGTAATTAAATCTTCAAAAGGTGATGACCTAGGTTATATCACTTCAAAAAATCAGTCATTTGATTTAGTAGCAGATAAGAGTGTTGATAAAGCTAACTGGTTTGTTCTATCCTTTAGAGGAATTGGATCATTTTTCGGTAATTTATGGGATAGTATCGTAGGCGGTATTGGTGGTTTATTTAAATAA
- the pdxS gene encoding pyridoxal 5'-phosphate synthase lyase subunit PdxS, whose translation MNLTGTERVKRGMAEMQKGGVIMDVVNAEQAKIAEAAGAVAVMALEKVPSDIRAAGGVARMADTSITEEILNAVSIPVMAKARIGHIVEARVLEAMGVDYIDESEVLSPADDIFHINKSDYTVPFVCGCRNLGEALRRIGEGASMLRTKGEPGTGNIVEAVRHLRQINGEIRKVVGLSRDELMVEAKNLGAPFELLLQIKELGRLPVVNFAAGGVATPADAALMMELGADGVFVGSGIFKSENPEKFARAIVQATTHYQDYELIANLSKNLGPAMKGIDMRQLAAADRMQDRSI comes from the coding sequence ATGAATTTAACAGGAACAGAACGTGTAAAACGCGGCATGGCAGAAATGCAAAAAGGCGGCGTAATTATGGATGTAGTAAATGCTGAACAAGCTAAAATAGCGGAAGCTGCTGGTGCAGTAGCAGTAATGGCATTAGAAAAAGTACCATCTGATATTCGTGCAGCTGGTGGAGTAGCTCGTATGGCTGATACAAGTATTACTGAGGAAATTCTTAACGCAGTTAGTATTCCTGTAATGGCTAAAGCTCGTATTGGACATATCGTTGAAGCACGCGTTTTAGAAGCTATGGGAGTAGATTACATCGATGAGAGTGAAGTATTATCTCCTGCAGATGATATCTTCCACATTAACAAATCAGATTACACTGTTCCATTCGTTTGTGGTTGCCGTAACTTAGGTGAAGCACTTCGTCGTATTGGTGAAGGTGCGTCTATGTTACGTACTAAAGGTGAGCCTGGTACTGGAAACATTGTAGAAGCAGTACGTCACTTACGCCAAATTAATGGTGAAATCCGTAAAGTAGTTGGTTTATCTCGTGATGAATTAATGGTTGAAGCTAAAAACCTTGGCGCTCCATTCGAATTATTACTTCAAATTAAAGAACTTGGTCGTTTACCTGTTGTTAACTTTGCAGCTGGTGGAGTAGCAACACCTGCAGACGCAGCTTTAATGATGGAATTAGGAGCTGACGGAGTATTCGTAGGTTCTGGTATCTTTAAATCTGAAAACCCTGAGAAATTTGCTCGTGCGATTGTACAAGCTACTACTCACTATCAAGATTATGAATTAATCGCTAATCTTTCTAAAAACTTAGGACCTGCTATGAAAGGTATCGACATGAGACAACTTGCTGCTGCTGATCGTATGCAAGATCGTAGCATTTAA
- the pdxT gene encoding pyridoxal 5'-phosphate synthase glutaminase subunit PdxT, which translates to MMKIGVLALQGAVQEHINAIKACGAEAVIVKRVEHLDGLDGIVLPGGESTAMRRLLDHIGLLQPLKEKIENGLPAFGTCAGMILLSKEIANDDTVHLGVMDMVAERNAFGRQVDSFEVNIPIKGVCEDYPAVFIRAPFIRSISGDAEVIAEHDGNIVAVRQNHMLAASFHPELTNDYRFMSYFADMVKEKNANLSM; encoded by the coding sequence ATTATGAAAATAGGTGTATTAGCGTTACAAGGTGCAGTTCAAGAACATATAAATGCAATTAAAGCATGTGGTGCTGAAGCTGTTATCGTGAAACGTGTAGAACATTTAGATGGACTTGATGGTATTGTATTACCTGGTGGAGAAAGTACTGCGATGCGTAGATTACTTGACCATATAGGATTATTACAACCCTTAAAAGAGAAAATCGAAAATGGTTTACCGGCATTCGGTACATGTGCGGGCATGATCTTACTTTCGAAAGAGATTGCAAATGATGACACGGTACATCTAGGTGTTATGGATATGGTAGCTGAACGTAATGCTTTCGGTAGACAAGTGGATAGCTTTGAAGTAAACATCCCAATTAAAGGTGTATGTGAAGATTATCCAGCTGTATTTATCAGAGCACCATTTATACGCTCCATATCAGGTGATGCAGAGGTTATTGCAGAGCATGATGGTAATATTGTAGCAGTTAGACAAAATCACATGTTGGCAGCATCTTTCCATCCAGAATTAACAAATGATTACCGTTTTATGAGTTACTTTGCAGATATGGTTAAGGAAAAAAATGCAAATTTAAGTATGTAA
- the serS gene encoding serine--tRNA ligase, with product MLDIKLLRSNFEDVKAKLQLRGGDISYIEKFEDLDLNRRELLVQVEGLKSRRNEVSQEISVLKREKKDAEALIVEMREVGDKIKVLDEEIRTLEEQLDAILFTIPNLVSDSVPVGLTEDDNVEIRRIGEVRKFEFEPKAHWDLGVDLDILDFERGAKVTGSRFTFYKGLGARLERALISFMLDLHIEEHGYTEMLPPQLVNRASMIGTGQLPKFEEDAFRVEKEDFFLVPTAEVPVTNYHRDEILDAAQLPIAYTAYSACFRSEAGSAGRDTRGLIRQHQFNKVELVRFVKPEDSYIELEKLTSQAEKVLQLLGLPYRVITLCAGDIGFSSAKTYDIEVWLPSYDAYKEISSCSNFEAFQARRANIRFRRDPKGKPEFVHTLNGSGLAIGRTVSAILENYQQEDGSIIIPEVLRPYMGGKEVIK from the coding sequence ATGTTAGATATTAAATTATTACGTAGCAATTTTGAAGACGTTAAAGCCAAGCTTCAGTTACGTGGTGGAGATATAAGTTATATCGAAAAATTTGAAGACTTAGATCTAAACCGTAGAGAATTACTTGTTCAGGTGGAAGGGTTAAAAAGCCGCCGTAATGAGGTAAGCCAAGAAATTAGTGTATTAAAGCGTGAGAAGAAGGACGCTGAAGCGCTAATTGTTGAAATGAGAGAAGTTGGAGATAAAATTAAAGTTCTTGATGAAGAGATTAGAACATTAGAAGAGCAATTAGATGCAATTCTATTTACGATTCCTAACTTAGTTAGTGATTCAGTGCCAGTTGGATTAACTGAAGACGATAATGTTGAAATTCGTAGAATAGGTGAAGTTCGTAAATTTGAATTCGAGCCAAAGGCACACTGGGATTTAGGTGTTGATCTAGATATTTTAGATTTCGAACGTGGAGCTAAAGTTACTGGTAGCCGATTTACTTTTTATAAAGGCTTAGGAGCTAGACTTGAACGTGCTCTTATCAGTTTCATGTTAGACCTTCATATCGAAGAACATGGTTATACAGAAATGTTACCACCTCAACTAGTAAATCGTGCAAGTATGATTGGTACAGGACAGCTTCCTAAATTTGAAGAAGATGCATTCCGTGTCGAGAAAGAAGACTTCTTCTTAGTACCAACAGCAGAAGTGCCTGTTACAAACTATCACCGTGATGAAATACTTGATGCTGCGCAACTGCCAATTGCCTATACTGCATACAGTGCTTGCTTCCGCTCTGAAGCAGGTTCAGCGGGACGAGACACACGAGGCTTAATTCGTCAGCACCAGTTTAATAAAGTTGAACTAGTTCGTTTCGTAAAACCTGAAGATTCTTATATTGAGTTAGAAAAATTAACATCTCAAGCTGAAAAAGTTCTTCAACTATTGGGATTACCTTATCGTGTAATTACTTTATGTGCTGGGGATATCGGATTTTCTTCTGCAAAAACTTATGACATTGAAGTTTGGTTACCAAGCTATGATGCATACAAAGAAATTTCTTCTTGCAGTAACTTTGAGGCATTCCAAGCAAGACGAGCTAATATTCGTTTCCGACGTGATCCAAAAGGAAAACCGGAATTTGTTCATACATTAAACGGATCTGGACTGGCGATTGGACGTACGGTTTCTGCTATCTTAGAAAACTACCAACAAGAAGACGGTTCAATCATTATTCCTGAAGTTCTTCGTCCATATATGGGCGGAAAAGAAGTTATTAAATAA
- a CDS encoding deoxynucleoside kinase, with product MNLREKYGIRNDAVITIAGTVGVGKSTMTNALADALNFRTSFEKVDTNPYLDKFYQDFARWSFHLQIYFLAERFKEQKRMFEYGGGFIQDRSIYEDTGIFAKMHYEKGTMSEVDYETYTSLFDAMVMSPYFPAPDLLIYLEGTFDEVVERIKERGRPMEQQTPIEYWKEMNSRYENWINNFNACPVLRLSISEYDLIKNESSVEEIIKKIGNVLSHSQKYMKSRS from the coding sequence ATGAATTTGCGTGAAAAATACGGAATACGAAATGATGCAGTTATTACAATTGCCGGAACAGTAGGTGTAGGAAAATCTACAATGACAAATGCACTTGCAGATGCCTTAAACTTTCGTACCTCATTTGAAAAGGTAGACACAAACCCCTACTTAGATAAGTTTTACCAAGATTTTGCTCGTTGGAGCTTCCATTTACAAATATACTTCTTAGCAGAGAGATTCAAGGAACAAAAAAGAATGTTTGAATACGGTGGTGGATTTATTCAAGATCGTTCAATCTACGAAGATACTGGAATCTTTGCAAAGATGCATTACGAAAAAGGAACAATGAGCGAAGTAGATTACGAAACATATACTAGTCTATTTGATGCGATGGTTATGTCACCATACTTCCCAGCTCCTGATTTATTAATTTATTTAGAAGGAACTTTTGATGAAGTGGTAGAGAGAATTAAAGAGCGCGGACGTCCAATGGAGCAACAAACTCCAATCGAATATTGGAAAGAAATGAATTCACGTTATGAAAATTGGATTAATAACTTTAACGCTTGCCCTGTACTTCGTTTAAGTATTAGCGAGTATGATTTAATTAAAAATGAATCTTCAGTAGAAGAGATCATTAAGAAGATTGGTAATGTACTAAGTCATTCACAAAAATATATGAAATCTAGATCATAA
- a CDS encoding deoxynucleoside kinase, with amino-acid sequence MIHVPFITVEGPIGVGKTSLSKAISEHFHYELLKEIVDENPFLGKFYTDIEEWSFQTEMFFLCNRFKQLEDIDRIFLKKSIPVVADYHILKNLIFASRTLKDQQHEKYLKIYQILTEDMPKPNVVIYLTASLETLQKRIELRGREFEQLIEDKYLIQLIEDYEIHIKEFQANHPEIPVLKFDGDQIDFVNNPRDLTMILESLENTLQKELRSI; translated from the coding sequence ATGATACATGTACCTTTTATAACTGTAGAAGGGCCTATAGGTGTCGGAAAAACATCTCTATCCAAAGCGATCTCTGAGCATTTTCATTATGAACTATTAAAAGAAATTGTAGATGAAAATCCTTTTTTGGGTAAGTTTTATACGGACATTGAAGAGTGGAGTTTCCAAACAGAAATGTTTTTCCTTTGTAATCGATTTAAGCAATTAGAAGATATAGACCGAATTTTTCTTAAAAAATCGATTCCAGTTGTTGCAGACTACCACATCCTTAAAAATTTAATTTTTGCTAGCAGAACATTAAAAGACCAGCAGCATGAAAAATATTTAAAAATTTATCAAATATTAACTGAAGATATGCCAAAACCAAATGTCGTTATTTACTTAACTGCCAGTCTTGAGACACTGCAAAAGCGCATTGAACTTCGAGGTAGAGAATTTGAGCAATTAATCGAAGACAAATACTTAATTCAGTTAATAGAGGATTATGAAATACACATAAAAGAATTTCAAGCTAATCATCCTGAGATTCCCGTACTAAAATTTGATGGTGATCAAATAGACTTCGTTAATAATCCAAGAGATTTGACGATGATACTTGAATCGTTAGAAAACACCTTACAAAAGGAGCTAAGAAGTATATGA